The stretch of DNA ATCATGGAGACGCTGTTGAATCATTATGAGGTGAAAAATAACGTCATTGCCGAGAGATGTCAGTTTCATATGCGCAACCGCAAAGACGGCGAGTCGGTGAATGATTACATTGTGGAAATCAAGGCCATGGCAGACAAATGCGAGTTTGGAGCATTCCTGGAGGAGGCTCTACGGGATAGACTGGTCAGTGGAATCAATGATCAAGTGCTGCAACAGAAGCTGATCCTCCAGAGTAATCTCACATGGGAGAGAGCAAAGGAAACATCCATCATTGAATTCCGTACACGGCGGAATGTTCAGGAAATGGGACAAGCGATCGGAGGAGTCAATCTGATGAGCAAACAATCCGCCCACGCGAAGCGTCAGTCATCAGGTGGACATCAACGTCATCGTAGTCGTCACAGGGAAGGCGCAAAAGGACAAGAGAATCGATCTTCAGCTCCAAGTGGTGCTTCATGTGACAAATGTGGACTTCAACACGCTCAAGGTCAATGCAAAGCTGCGAAGAGCAACTGCAGGATGTGCGGGAAGAAGGGCCATTGGGCTGCGATGTGCCGCTCCGGGAAGACGCTGACGTCGCTCCATGCAACAACAATGGATAGTTTTAACCCCATGTATTTGAAGCTCAACGTAGATGGTCAAGATACGAAGTTTGAGGTAGATACAGGTGCGGTGTGTACGGTGATGGGCTGTGATgtgtatgagaattttttctcccatCGGCAGCTGATGCCCACACAGATGAGATTCTCCTCAGCCAGTGGAGACCCAGTATTAGTCCGAGGAGTAATATTGGTAAGTACCTGTGATAACCAACTTCCCATTTACGTAATTGAATGCAAAGAAGGTGCAATTCCGTTGCTCGGGAGAGACTGGATGGATCGTTTATTTCCGCGGTGGCAAGAAAAACTTCGCGatgcattttcattaaacGCTCTTCAAGCAGATAAGAGggaaattgttgatgaaattaAGCGAAAATTTCCGCGGGTTTGTGAGACAAATGATAAAAATCCGATTAAACGATTCAAAGCTTCAATTCATCTCCAGGAGAACGCGAAaccaattttttataaatcgcGAGTAGTACCGTTCAAGGTTAGGGATCAGGTAGCCAGTGAGCTAGATAGATTAGCTGCGGATGATATTATTGAGCCAATACAGCACAGCGTATGGGCCAGTCCTCTCGTAATTGTGCCCAAGGGGAACGACAAAATTCGGCTTTGTGTAGATTTTAAAGTAACGATTAATAAGTACGTTCTGAAGGAGCACTATCCGCTGCCCAGTGTTGATGATCTTTTTGCCCAACTGTCTgagggaaaagttttttgcacGATAGACTTGCAAGGGGCATATCAGCAGTTGGaggttgaggaaaattcacgcGAATTTTTGACGATCAACACGATCAAGGGTTTATATCGATTTAAGAGATTGCCATTCGGGGTCTCATCAGCCCCAAGCATTTTCCAATCGTTTATGGACCAGATTTTGGCAGGGATTAAGGGGGTGGTCGTATACCTAGATGATATCCTTATCTTTGGGAAAGATGAGAAGAGCGTAAAAGAGACATTGTGGGTTGTATTGGGGAAGCTCGATGAGCTCAACGTAAAGATAAACGTTGATAAATGCACATTTGTCGCGAGTTCGATCAAGTTTTTGGGTCAGATTATTTCCGAGGGGAAGATTAGTCCAAATCCGGATAAGTTAAGGGCATTAGAGAATGCGCCGCGAccagaaacattgaaacagcTACAGGCATTCTTGGGTTTAGTTAATTACTACGCCAAGTACATTCCAAATCTCGCGGACAAACTTCGTCCTCTCTACGATTTGCTTCAAGAGAGAAATCGGGAGGGAGAGAAATTGATGTGGAGACAAGCCCACACAGATTGTTTCGAAAAGTGCAAGAAGTTGTTAAAAGGTGAGTCGATACTCATGCTTTATGACCCCAAATTACCATTGATCATCTCTGCAGATGCATCACCCTACGGTCTAGGCGCGGTTTTGTCGCACGTTTGTAGCAATGGTGCTGAAAAGCCAATTTACTTCGCGTCTAGGACTTTGTCTGAAACAGAGAAACGTTACGCTCAGCTAGATCGTGAGGCAGCAGCAATAATTTTCGCGATTcgaaaattctataaattcatttacGGGCGCAAATTTGTGATCTACACAGATCACCAACCTTTGATTTcgattttcaatgagaaaaaccTCGCGTCCGCGGTGCTATCCCCACGGATGTTAAGATGGCAGGGTTTAGTGGCATCAATGGattgtgaaattaaattccGTCCGGGAAAATTGCAGGGAAATTGCGATGGTCTATCAAGACTACCCATTGATGACCCAGAATTAGAGCCAGAAGAGATAAAGATTAATGCTTTCCGTTGCGAGAACGACCCCATTGACTTTAAGATTGTGAGAGCTGCGTCGCTAACTGACCGCGagctaataaatttaaagcacCAGATTATCGCTGGATGGCCAGAAAATCCAGCGGGGTTGTCAGAAACCCTCAGGTTTTATTGGAGGTTTCGTCACTCGTTGACCGTAGAAGATGATTGCGTGTATTACGGGTTCAGAATTTTGATTCCACGGAAATTGCGTCGTAAGGTCTTACATCTTCTACATGAAACGCATGTAGGGATTGTACGAATGAAGATGATGGCTCGTTCACTCCTTTGGTGGAGGGGTATTGATAGCGATATCGAAAAGTTTGCAAGTCAATGTGAGGAGTGCTGCGTTACAGCCCGAAGGAATAAGTCAAATACAATTCCATGGAAGGAGGCAACTGCTCCTTTTGAAAGAATTCACTtggatttctttcatttcgCGGGTAAAGAGGTACTTATCATG from Lutzomyia longipalpis isolate SR_M1_2022 chromosome 1, ASM2433408v1 encodes:
- the LOC129797680 gene encoding uncharacterized protein LOC129797680, with the translated sequence MSSLIGSIESFVPGDNFKNFRDRLESLLSVNKITEEDQRKNLAITLMGATAYDTLVTLLSPKTPSEVTYKKIMETLLNHYEVKNNVIAERCQFHMRNRKDGESVNDYIVEIKAMADKCEFGAFLEEALRDRLVSGINDQVLQQKLILQSNLTWERAKETSIIEFRTRRNVQEMGQAIGGVNLMSKQSAHAKRQSSGGHQRHRSRHREGAKGQENRSSAPSGASCDKCGLQHAQGQCKAAKSNCRMCGKKGHWAAMCRSGKTLTSLHATTMDSFNPMYLKLNVDGQDTKFEGSA